ATGCGGCGCTGATGCAGTCGCAGGTGGATACGGAAACGTTGCCGGACGAAGAGCTGGCCTGAGCTTTTCTCAATCCCCACCCGTCATGCTGAACTTGGTTCAGCATCCATGACCCGACGATAGCGACCGGCCGTTGGCCGAGAGGGCGGGCGATGGACCCTGAAACGAGTTCAGGGTGACGGGTAGTGGGAGTGAGGCGGGGGCTTCACTCCGCCAAAATCAGCGCATCCAGCGCAACCGCGCCCTGGCCCTTGGGATAGACCACCACCGGGTTGAGATCGATCTCGCGGATGCCGGGCGTGCCCTCCAGCAGGCGGCCGAGATTGGCGATCAGATCGGCCACGGCGTCCACATCCAGCGCTGGGGAACCGCGCCAGCCGTCGAGCAGCGCGCCGCTCTTCAGCGCGCGCAGCTCCGCCACGATCTCGTCGTGCGAGAGACCGGGTGGCAGCAGGCGCACGTCCTGCAGGATCTCCGCCTGCACGCCGCCGAAGCCGACGAGGATCACAGGCCCCCAATCGGGATCGTTGCGCGCACCCACGATCAGTTCCAGCCCACGCGCGCCCATCGCCTCGATCAGCCCGCCGTCGAGCAGGATGGCCGCATCATAGGCCTTCACATTGGCGAACAGGCGTTCCCACGCCGCCTCCAGCGCATCATCGTCGGCGATGTTGAGGATCACGCCGCCCGCGTCGCTCTTGTGGCTCAATGCCTGCGCCTGCGCCTTGAGCACGACGGGATAGCCGAGCCCGGCCGCCACGCGCCTGGCCTCCGCCACGTCGGCCGCGAAACCACCGCGCGGGAAGGGGATGCCGATCGGGGCGAGCAGGTCCTTCGCGCGATATTCGGGGATCACGCCGCCGTGGGGCAGCGTGGCTGCGATCGGCGCGGCGGTCGCGGCATCCGAAGCCGCCTTCGCCGACGACAATTTCGCGATCGCGCGGAAGGCACGGTCGGGCGAGGGAAAGTAAGCGACATCCATCTCGCGCAGCGCCGCCAGATAAGCGGGCGGCACGGGTGCGCCATCGTCCAGCCCGGCGAAGATGATCGGCTTGTCCGCATCCAGCGCGCGCAGCGTTTCGATGATCGGCTCGAACTTCAGGCGGGCCGTCATCTCGTCGGTCTGGATAATGGCCAGCACCACGCTGCCATAAGCGGGATCGGCCAGCAGCGGAATCAAGGTCCGGCGATAGAGATCGGGATCGACCAGAGACTGCGCGGTCAGGTCCATCGGATTGCTGATGCCGATGAAGTCGGGCACCGCCGCGCGCAGCGCCGCCGCCGTTTCGTCAGCAGGGGCGGGGAGGGGCAGAGCGAGGTTCTCGCACAGATCCAGCGTCAGCGCCTTGAACGCGCCGGATTCGGCCAGCACGGCGGTACCGGACGCCATCCGCCCCGCGCGGATCGCGAGATCCAGCACGTCGCCCAGTTCCTCGATACTGTCGACCAGCACGACGCCCGCGCGCGTCACCAAAGTCTTCATCACCTGCCAGTCGCCGGCCATCGCGCCGGTATGCGTGGCGGCGGATTCGCGCGCGGCGCTGGATTTTCCGGGATGGAGCAGCACGATCTGTTTGCCCGCCGCGCCCGCCCGCTCGGCCAGCGCGAGGAAGCGTTTCGGGCTGCGGAACTGCTCGACGATCATGCCGATCGCCCGCGTCTGCGGCTCGTCCAGCAGATAAGCGAGATAATCCTCGACCCCGCTCGCCGCCTCGTTGCCGGTGGAAACGGAGATGGAGATGCCCAGATCCTTGGCCATCAGCACCGTGCCCAGCACCACCGCCATCGCGCCCGATTGGGAGACGATGCCGACGCCGGGGCCGGCGAGCCTTTGCGCGGGCGTCTCGACGAAGGTGAGCGGCACACCGTCGAGATAATTGACGAGGCCCAGGCAGTTCGGCCCCAGCACGACCATGCCATGCGCGGCGGCGATGCGGGCCACTTCGGCCTGCGCCGCCATGCCTTCCTCGCCACCCTCGGCGAAACCGGCCGAGAAGATCACGGCCGCGCCCACGCCGCGCGCCGCCAGCTCCCGGATCGCGCCGAGGACGGCCGCGCCGGGGATGGCCAGCACGGCCGCGTCCACGCCTTCGGGCAGTTCCGCGATCGCGCCCAGCGCCTGCCGGCTGCCGATCACCGGCCGCTTGGGATTGATCAGGTGGATGTCCCCGGCGAAGCCGTGCCGCTCCAGATTGCGCAGCACGCTGTTGCCGAGCGCGCCCGGCTTTTCGGACGCCCCGACGATGACGACGGAGCGGGCCTTCAGCAGGCGATCGAGCGAGCGCGCCTGCGGCGGCGCGAGAGTGTCGGCGGCGGCCATGATCGCGTCCTCAGGCCTTCTGCTTGGAGAGATCATAGGCGCCAAGACCCGGCTTGTAGGTCTTGTCGTCGATGAACTGCTTGATGCCTTCCTTGCGGCCCTCATTGTCGTAGCTGTTGGCCGCTTCCTGCGCGCGGATCAGATAATCCTCGGCATTGTCGTAGCTCATCTCGCGGACGCGCCGGATGGCGTCCTTGGTGGCCTTCAGCGCGACCGGATTCTTGGTGAGCAGCTTCTGCGCGACCGCGCTCACGCGATCCTTCAGCTCCGCCAGCGGCACGGCTTCGTTGACGAAGCCCCATTCCACCGCCGTCTTGCCGTCGATATTCTCGCCCATCAGCGAATGATACATGGCGCGGCGGAACGAGGTGAGTTCGGTCGCCACCTTGGCGGCGCCGCCGCCGGGCAGGATGCCCCAGTTGATTTCGGACAGGCCGAACTGGGCATCCTCCGCCGCGAAGGCGAGGTCGCAGGCGAAGAGCGGGCCATAGCCGCCGCCGAAGCACCAGCCATTGACCATCGCGATCGTCGGCTTCTGATACCAGCGCAGGCGCCGCCACCAGCCATAGCTTTCGCGCTGGGCGCCGCGCGTCCCGCCCAGCCCCTTGGCCTCGGTCTCGCGGAAATATTCCTTCAGATCCATCCCCGCCGTCCAGGCCGAGCCTTCGCCGGTGAGGACGAGGACGCCGACGTCGTCGCGAAACTCCAGCTCGTCCAGCACCTGCATCATGCGGCGGTTGAGGCGCGGGCTCATCGCGTTGCGCTTGTCGGGACGGTTGAGCTTCACCCACGCCACGCGATCGATGACCTCGAAGGCGACGGTATCGAGTTCGGTCTGGTCGGTCATGCGGGACTCCTTCGGAAGTAGGTCAGTCGACGGAGAAGACGTCGATCTGGACGGTGTCGGGATTGCGGATGCCGCGCGCGACGAACACGGTGCGGCGCAGCCAGTCATGGGGTCCGTCCGCCACGCTCATGCGTGGGGTGGTGCGGAAATAATAAGCGTCGGGGCCGACCGGCTCGCCGCGCGCCAGCTTCGCGGACACGTCGGGCGAGGCGACGCGGACGCCGGGATTGAGGATGTCGATCACGGTGCCGTCGCGGGCCTTCAGCGTGTAGCGCGTGTCGATGATCGTGAGGCCGTCGGCGCCGATCGTCTGCCAGTCGCCGCCGCCGGGCAGAACGATGCCTTCCAGCTTCGGTCCGCTGACAGTGCCGCCCGTGATCGGCACGAAACGCTTGCGGCGTCCGTCGACGATTCCCTGCTCGATCGGGTCCGCCAGCGTCACTGCGATCGTGAACGCATAATGGAGGCCGGGCGCGGGGGGCGCAGGCAAAGCCGTGGCGCCCGCGGCGACAGCCGCGGTGATTATGGCCAGTGTCAGCATGGGCTGATCCTTGGGTTGTGGTCAGATCGGGTAGTGGCCCGGCTGCGTCTCGATCGTGATCCAGCGCAGTTCGGTGAAGCTCTCGATCCCGGCCTTGCCGCCGAAGCGGCCATAGCCGGAGGCCTTCACGCCGCCGAAGGGCATCTGCGCCTCGTCATGCACGGTCGGGCCATTGACGTGGCAGATGCCGGACTTGATCTGGCGGGCCACACGGAGGCCGCGCGCCGTATCCCTCGTGAAGACGGCGGCGGAGAGGCCATAGTCTGTGTCGTTGGCGAGCGTGATCGCCTCGGCCTCGTCCTTCGCGCGGATGATGCCGACGACCGGGCCGAAGCTCTCGTCGCGAAACAGCTTCATCGCGGGCGTGACCCGGTCCACCACATGCGCGGGCATCAGCACGCCCTTCGCCTCACCCCCCACCAGCAGGGAAGCGCCAGCGGCGAGCGCATCGTCGATCAGGCCCTTCACATGATCGACCGTCTTCTGATCGACCACGGCGCCCAGCGGCGTCTTGCCCTCGCGCGGATCGCCGACGGGCATGGAGGCGACCTTCGCCTTGAACTTCTCAGCAAAGGCATCGGCCACGGCATCGACGACGATGATCCGCTCGGTCGACATGCAGATCTGGCCACTGTTCATGAAGGCCCCGAAGGCGGCGGCCTTCACCGCCTCATCGAGATCGGCATCGTCCAGCACGATCAGGGGAGCCTTGCCGCCCAGTTCCAGCAGCACCGGCTTCAGATGCTCGGCCGCGCGCTTGGCGATGATCTTGCCCACATGGGTCGAGCCGGTGAAGTTGATGCGGCGCACTTCGGGGTGATCGATCAGCGCGCCGACAATCTCGGCCGCATCGACCGGGGCGTTGGTGACGATGTTGACCGTGCCTTCGGGGAAGCCCGCCTCCGCGAATGCCTCGATGATCAGGCTGTGCGTGCGCGGGCATTGCTCGGAGGCCTTGAGCACTACCGTATTGCCACAGGCGAGCGGCACGGCGATCGCGCGCACGCCGAGGATGATCGGCGCGTTCCACGGCGCGATGCCGAGAATCACGCCGACGGGCTCACGCAGCGCCATCGCGATGCAGCCGGGCTTGTCGGAGGGGATCACTTCGCCGCTGATCTGGGTGGTGAGGGCGGCGGCCTCGCGCACCATGCCGACGGCCAGCATCAGGTTGAAGCGGACCCAGCCCTCGGTCGCGCCGATCTCGCCCATCATGGCATCGACGAAGGCATCGGCCTTGGCGGCGAGCGCGTCGGCGGCCTTGGTCAGGATCGCGCGGCGGGCATTGGGGCCGAGTGCGGACCAGGTGGGGAAGGCGGCGGCTGCGGCATCGGCGGCGGCATGGGCGTCCGCCACGGTGGCGGAGGTGACGGTGGTCGCGACTTCGCCGGTAACGGGATTCAATCGCTGGAACAGGGCTGGGCCATCCGCTTTCCGGGGCGCTGCCTCGCTGATCGTCGCCACGCTGCTCTCCTTCGTCTTATTGTTATGAGGGATAACCAATGTCCGGGAGTCGTGCAAGCCCTTTCGATCAGTCGGTGGGCGCCTGTTCGCGCGCCTCGATCCGGCGGATCAGATCGATCAGGGTGCGGCGTTCCGCGCCGGAGAAATCGGCCAGCAGCTCATTCTCATGCGCGATCAGGCGCGCGGTGGCCTCCTCCAGCGTGGCCTGTCCCTTCGTCGTCAGCGCGAGTGCGATCGCGCGGCGATCATCCTCGGCCGGGGTGCGTTCGACGAGACCGCCTTCCGCCAGTTCGTTGATCAGCACGACCATGTTGGCACGCTTGATGCCCAGCGCTTCCCCGGCCGCGCCCTGGCGGATGCCGGGATTGGCCGCGATCACGGAGAGGATCGCGAACGGCACCTGCCGCAGCCCCTCGCCGCCGACGGTGCGCGTGAAATCGCTGCCGAAGACGGCGGAGGCGCGGCGCAGATGATAGCCGACCAGGCTGTCCAGCACGCCCAGCGCCTCATTCTGTCCAGCATCCGATACCGCGCCGCTCATGAAGTCTCCGATCTCATGGGCGGAAACATCAGCCCGCCCGCGCCTGATCTAGCGTTTCGCCACGCGCGAGCAACAGGATGGCGCAGGCCGCCACCAGCGAGCCCAGCGCCATCAGCACCGCCACGGAGGGCAGCGCATAGCCCGCGGCGAACAACAGGCCCGCCAGCGCGGGCGCCAGCGCCGATCCGCCCCGGCCCACGCCGATGATGAACCCGGTCGCGCTCGCCCGCACGCCGACCGGGAAGGCGCGCGCCACCAGCGCGTAGATCGCGACCACGCCGGCATTGGTGCAGAAACCCGCGACGGCGGCGATGGCGGACAGTTCGCCGATGCCGTCCGTCATCCGGCCGAACAGCGTGACCATCACCACGGAGGCCAGCATCGCCGCGATCGCCAGCCGGCTGAGGCGCACGCGCGCCGTCATCAGCCCCAGCAGGATCGATCCGCTGGCCCCGCCCACATTGGCCCAGACCAGCACGCCCGCCGCCGCCGAGGGCGCGAAGCCGAGGTCGACCACGATCTTCGGGATCCATTTCAGCGTGAAGTAGAAGGTCATGATGTGCGCGAGATAAGCGATCGTGAGCAGGATGGTCGGCCGGGCGAGCGTGCCCTGGAACAGCTCGGTCAGCGGAACGCTTGCGCGCGCCGGGGGAGGCGGGGGAAGCGCGTCGACCGTTCCATGCCCCATTCGCCGCAGCGTGGCGTTCACGCGGTGCAGCGCGCGTGCGTCCGGCCGCTGGATCAGGAAGGCGATCGATTCGGGCGCGCGCCACAGGACGAGCGGGATGAAGCAGAGCGTGGCGACCGCGCCGAACTGGAACACCACCGGCCAGTCATGCCGCGCGAGCAGGGCGGCGGAGATCGAGCCGCCGACGATCGCGCCGACCGGATAGCCGCCCGCCATCAGCACGACGGCGAGGTTGCGATGCTTCGCGTTCGAGGCCTCGGCGACGGCCGCGTTGGTCGCGGCGAGCATCCCGCCAATGCCGAAGCCCGTCACCACACGCCACACGGACAGGATGACGATCCCGCCCGAGGAGGAAGCACCGAACATCCCGATCGCCATCACGACGAGGCAGCCGAGGATCGTGCGGCGGCGGCCGATCATGTCGGCCAGGCTTCCCAGCAGGAAGGAGCCCGCCGCCATGCCGATCAATTCCATCGAGAGGACGAAGCCGAGCGCGGCGCGATCGACGCCCCAGGCTTTCGAGATGCCGGGCGAGGCGAAGCTGATCGAGAGCACGTCGAACCCGTCGAGCGCGTTCAGCCCGATCATGATCGCGACCACGATCCACTGGAAACGCGACATCGGCTCCCGATCGATGATCGCACGCGGATCCTGCATCCTGCACCCCTCTCTTCCGTCTTTTATCGGGAGTGGGTCTAGCAATCGCTATGTTTCAGAACAATCGATTTGAGGGGGGCTTTCGTCCTCCCCGCCAGGGGGAGGTGGCGCCGAAGGCGACGGAGGGGGCGGTCAGCGAGCGGCTCGCTTCCTCCCCCTCCGTCAGGCTGACGCCTGACACCTCCCCCTGGCGGGGGAGGATGAGAAGGTGAACCGCGCTACAACCCAGCCAGCGCAGGCCCTGTGCGCCCACGCCGTCGCGCCATCGGCACGATCGGCGCGCGATCCGGCTCGGCCAGCCGGACGAAGCTCAGCACCAGCGACGCGCGGGTGCCTTTTTCCGCCAGCATGGATCGGGCGTGGCGCAGCGCGCCGAGCGGCGTCGCGCGCCAGCGGGCGACGACCAGAGCCTCGTCCGCAACGCTCGCAATATCCCGCGCCTCGACCAAGGCGAGGAGCGGGGGCGTGTCGATCACGACCAGATCGAAGGCGCGCGACAGGGCGCCGGTCACGGCCAGCAGGCCCGCCATGCTGTCCTTGGCCCAGAAGCTGCGGATCGCCGCATCCTGGCTGTGCGGCAGGATCCGCAGGCTGGTGCGCGTGTCCGCGACGAGCGCATCGTCCAGCGTGACCGCGCCGTCCATCACCTGCACGAGGCCGGGGCGGCCGACGACGTCCAGCGCGATGCTGGCCGCGCGCACGCGCCCGTCGCCATCGACCAGCGCCACGCGCCGCCCCGCCAGCGCCGCCG
This DNA window, taken from Sphingomonas sp. AP4-R1, encodes the following:
- a CDS encoding p-hydroxycinnamoyl CoA hydratase/lyase encodes the protein MTDQTELDTVAFEVIDRVAWVKLNRPDKRNAMSPRLNRRMMQVLDELEFRDDVGVLVLTGEGSAWTAGMDLKEYFRETEAKGLGGTRGAQRESYGWWRRLRWYQKPTIAMVNGWCFGGGYGPLFACDLAFAAEDAQFGLSEINWGILPGGGAAKVATELTSFRRAMYHSLMGENIDGKTAVEWGFVNEAVPLAELKDRVSAVAQKLLTKNPVALKATKDAIRRVREMSYDNAEDYLIRAQEAANSYDNEGRKEGIKQFIDDKTYKPGLGAYDLSKQKA
- a CDS encoding MarR family winged helix-turn-helix transcriptional regulator gives rise to the protein MSGAVSDAGQNEALGVLDSLVGYHLRRASAVFGSDFTRTVGGEGLRQVPFAILSVIAANPGIRQGAAGEALGIKRANMVVLINELAEGGLVERTPAEDDRRAIALALTTKGQATLEEATARLIAHENELLADFSGAERRTLIDLIRRIEAREQAPTD
- a CDS encoding MFS transporter; amino-acid sequence: MQDPRAIIDREPMSRFQWIVVAIMIGLNALDGFDVLSISFASPGISKAWGVDRAALGFVLSMELIGMAAGSFLLGSLADMIGRRRTILGCLVVMAIGMFGASSSGGIVILSVWRVVTGFGIGGMLAATNAAVAEASNAKHRNLAVVLMAGGYPVGAIVGGSISAALLARHDWPVVFQFGAVATLCFIPLVLWRAPESIAFLIQRPDARALHRVNATLRRMGHGTVDALPPPPPARASVPLTELFQGTLARPTILLTIAYLAHIMTFYFTLKWIPKIVVDLGFAPSAAAGVLVWANVGGASGSILLGLMTARVRLSRLAIAAMLASVVMVTLFGRMTDGIGELSAIAAVAGFCTNAGVVAIYALVARAFPVGVRASATGFIIGVGRGGSALAPALAGLLFAAGYALPSVAVLMALGSLVAACAILLLARGETLDQARAG
- a CDS encoding aldehyde dehydrogenase, with translation MATISEAAPRKADGPALFQRLNPVTGEVATTVTSATVADAHAAADAAAAAFPTWSALGPNARRAILTKAADALAAKADAFVDAMMGEIGATEGWVRFNLMLAVGMVREAAALTTQISGEVIPSDKPGCIAMALREPVGVILGIAPWNAPIILGVRAIAVPLACGNTVVLKASEQCPRTHSLIIEAFAEAGFPEGTVNIVTNAPVDAAEIVGALIDHPEVRRINFTGSTHVGKIIAKRAAEHLKPVLLELGGKAPLIVLDDADLDEAVKAAAFGAFMNSGQICMSTERIIVVDAVADAFAEKFKAKVASMPVGDPREGKTPLGAVVDQKTVDHVKGLIDDALAAGASLLVGGEAKGVLMPAHVVDRVTPAMKLFRDESFGPVVGIIRAKDEAEAITLANDTDYGLSAAVFTRDTARGLRVARQIKSGICHVNGPTVHDEAQMPFGGVKASGYGRFGGKAGIESFTELRWITIETQPGHYPI
- a CDS encoding DUF3237 domain-containing protein, whose product is MLTLAIITAAVAAGATALPAPPAPGLHYAFTIAVTLADPIEQGIVDGRRKRFVPITGGTVSGPKLEGIVLPGGGDWQTIGADGLTIIDTRYTLKARDGTVIDILNPGVRVASPDVSAKLARGEPVGPDAYYFRTTPRMSVADGPHDWLRRTVFVARGIRNPDTVQIDVFSVD
- a CDS encoding acetate--CoA ligase family protein; this translates as MAAADTLAPPQARSLDRLLKARSVVIVGASEKPGALGNSVLRNLERHGFAGDIHLINPKRPVIGSRQALGAIAELPEGVDAAVLAIPGAAVLGAIRELAARGVGAAVIFSAGFAEGGEEGMAAQAEVARIAAAHGMVVLGPNCLGLVNYLDGVPLTFVETPAQRLAGPGVGIVSQSGAMAVVLGTVLMAKDLGISISVSTGNEAASGVEDYLAYLLDEPQTRAIGMIVEQFRSPKRFLALAERAGAAGKQIVLLHPGKSSAARESAATHTGAMAGDWQVMKTLVTRAGVVLVDSIEELGDVLDLAIRAGRMASGTAVLAESGAFKALTLDLCENLALPLPAPADETAAALRAAVPDFIGISNPMDLTAQSLVDPDLYRRTLIPLLADPAYGSVVLAIIQTDEMTARLKFEPIIETLRALDADKPIIFAGLDDGAPVPPAYLAALREMDVAYFPSPDRAFRAIAKLSSAKAASDAATAAPIAATLPHGGVIPEYRAKDLLAPIGIPFPRGGFAADVAEARRVAAGLGYPVVLKAQAQALSHKSDAGGVILNIADDDALEAAWERLFANVKAYDAAILLDGGLIEAMGARGLELIVGARNDPDWGPVILVGFGGVQAEILQDVRLLPPGLSHDEIVAELRALKSGALLDGWRGSPALDVDAVADLIANLGRLLEGTPGIREIDLNPVVVYPKGQGAVALDALILAE